AATTAACCTCTATTACACTATAAACTTGAGTTTTCTCTTTTAGATTTTTGACACCGTCTAAAAATGATAACCCTATAATAAAACAACACTCTACACATTGTGCACCTGACTGATTTACAAGTGTTGCTGCTGCATTTGCAGTACCACCTGTTGCGATCAGATCATCTATTACAAGTACTTTAGCATCTTTTTGAGCACTAAAAGCATCTATATGTACCTCTATCTCATCAACACCATACTCCAAAGAGTATTTCTCAGAGATAGTGGTATATGGGAGCTTCCCTTTTTTTCTAATAGGTACAAAGCCGATCCCTAACATCTGTGCAAGAGCTGCACCAAAAATAAATCCGCGAGCATCTATCCCTGCTATATAATCGAGATTATACTCTTTATATCTGTGATAGAGATGATTCATTAAGACACCATACGCTTCTTTGTCGTTTAAAAGAGTAGTAATATCTTTAAAGACTATTCCAGGCTGTGGAAAATCTTTAATATCTCTAATCGAGTTTTCTATAATCTTTCTTTCTGTTTGACTAAGTGTAATCATATATTACTCCTTACAGTAATGCATCAATACGACCCTCGAGGGCTTTAATTTTAGAGTTTAGGCGATCAACCTCTTGTCTATGTTTTGAGTTTCTTGTTTTAAGTACTTTTAACTCATTTCTTAGTTTCGACAGTTCTTCAGTTAAAATATCTACATTTCCTAAAGCACGTTGTAATTGGATCTGATATTTTCTGATCAGTATCTCTGCTTCTTGAAGTGTTAACTTCATTAAATCATTACTACGCTGCTCTTTATTTGTAATACTTTTGAAGTAAAACATCTTCACAAAAAGATATATTGAAGCTAACGAAAGTACAGTTAAAAGTGACCATTCCCAAAACATAATAAAACTTCCTTAAATTTATTTCATAAATTGAAGGGACCTTCTCCCATCTATTTATGACGGAGTTGGAAGTAATTCCATCTCCTACGTTAACACTAGGTTTCCCTCAGCGGGAGGCTCAATTATAAAACTTCTAAATTAAAGTTTTATAGCTCTATTTTTTCAACACGTTGGCAGTGTCTACCACCGTCAAAACCACTTTCCAGCCAAGAGTTGATGATAGACTCTGCAACACCGAGACCCACGATTCTCTCTCCGAAACATAGTATGTTTGCATCGTTGTGACCACGAGCAACCATAGCTGTGTAAGCATCGTGGCAAAGTGCCGCACGGATCCCTTCGTGACGGTTTGCAGCCATACTCATACCGATCCCGCTACCGCAGATAAGGATACCTTGACTCCCTGTATCTTCTAAAACACTTGTTGCTACTTTGTGAGCATAATCAGGGTAATCAACTCTCTCTTTTGAAAATGGACCAAGGTCGATCACTTCATGACCTTTCTCTTTTAAAAATTCAACTGTCCAGTTTTTTAGATCTATTCCAGCGTGGTCTGTTGCTACGTAAAATTTCATATATTTTTCTCCTTTAAGATAATAGTAAACCGATAATAGTTTGCACCGGTAAAAGTATGAGATAGTGGCTTAGCGGTGTCATTAAAATAATAAGTACCACAATTATGCCATATCTTTCATTTTTATAAAAAAATTCTGCGATCTCGTTTTTTCTAAACTTCAGTGCTAAGTGTGCTAGAAAATGTGCACCGTCAAATTGTGGAATAGGGAGGATGTTAAATACCCCTAAAACCACATTGATAACAAGCAGTTGAAAAACAAGCAGATAAGTAAATAGATATACAATACCATCAGCTGTTGTCGGCGAATGCATTGCAGTAAGTGCGATCGCGGCAAAAGCTGCTAATGTAAAGTTATATACAATTCCGGCAAGGTCTACCTGCATCGCCGCATTGTATCCACCACGGCTAATAACTGTTAAAGTGTTGATTGGTACCGGTTTTGCCCAACCAAATAAAAAGCCACTTTCAGCTCCCATAAGCATTGGTAAAAAGTACATCATTAGCGGGACTAAAATTGTTCCCACTAAATCAACATGAGCTATAGGGTTGATTGTAAGGCGACCTGCATTTTTTGCAGTTGTGTCACCATACATATAAGCAACCCAACCATGCATAATCTCATGTCCGATAATAGCAATCGCTAAGGCTACAACAGCAGCACCGATTTTCAGAAAATCAAGTAATTCCATGGTAATCT
Above is a window of Sulfurimonas marina DNA encoding:
- a CDS encoding adenine phosphoribosyltransferase, with translation MTLSQTERKIIENSIRDIKDFPQPGIVFKDITTLLNDKEAYGVLMNHLYHRYKEYNLDYIAGIDARGFIFGAALAQMLGIGFVPIRKKGKLPYTTISEKYSLEYGVDEIEVHIDAFSAQKDAKVLVIDDLIATGGTANAAATLVNQSGAQCVECCFIIGLSFLDGVKNLKEKTQVYSVIEVN
- the rpiB gene encoding ribose 5-phosphate isomerase B; the encoded protein is MKFYVATDHAGIDLKNWTVEFLKEKGHEVIDLGPFSKERVDYPDYAHKVATSVLEDTGSQGILICGSGIGMSMAANRHEGIRAALCHDAYTAMVARGHNDANILCFGERIVGLGVAESIINSWLESGFDGGRHCQRVEKIEL
- a CDS encoding site-2 protease family protein, with the translated sequence MELLDFLKIGAAVVALAIAIIGHEIMHGWVAYMYGDTTAKNAGRLTINPIAHVDLVGTILVPLMMYFLPMLMGAESGFLFGWAKPVPINTLTVISRGGYNAAMQVDLAGIVYNFTLAAFAAIALTAMHSPTTADGIVYLFTYLLVFQLLVINVVLGVFNILPIPQFDGAHFLAHLALKFRKNEIAEFFYKNERYGIIVVLIILMTPLSHYLILLPVQTIIGLLLS